The Muntiacus reevesi chromosome 7, mMunRee1.1, whole genome shotgun sequence genome includes a region encoding these proteins:
- the RIPK3 gene encoding receptor-interacting serine/threonine-protein kinase 3 isoform X1, producing the protein MSGSTLWPKGASAPLVPIEELENPELIGKGGFGSVFRAHHRSWGLDVAVKIVNSRAISREVKAMSSLHNKHVLLLLGVTEKLEWEYVSGPALVTQFMENGSLAVLLQPHCPRPWRLLCRLLQELVLGMCYLHSQNPVLLHRDLKPSNVLLDSELHAKVADFGLSTFQGGSQSGAGSGESGCTPAYLAPELLANINRKASRASDVYSFGILTWAVLAGREAEIVSQTSLMREAVCERQIRPPLTELPPSGPETPGLEELTDLMQQCWSHEPQKRPSFQECRTTTKKVLDLVNKGDVSGRKMNDAVSMVKEFLSEHRGSNSPGLERTEIDGPRETTGSHDALVSEMMNLNLDGCPSSVPEKCTNLLESIRVQRQQVPSAWTAETSSDSTAQPPQTPETLPFRNQNPCPTSAWTPGPGPQGSQGDERRDTSWPPRGPAPNLVPGSWLPTIFNCQGIQLGNNNRMVIQGGTALSTQGVAHGGVDWGPQSTPHGESSKEGPQEPEAWSVPKDWYQNSKN; encoded by the exons atgtctggctctacgttaTG GCCCAAAGGTGCCTCAGCCCCGCTGGTGCCCATCGAGGAACTGGAGAACCCGGAGTTAATAGGCAAGGGCGGATTTGGCTCCGTCTTCCGGGCACATCACAGGAGTTGGGGCTTAGACGTGGCGGTCAAGATCGTGAACTC GAGGGCCATATCCAGGGAGGTGAAGGCCATGTCCAGTCTGCACAACAAGCATGTGCTGCTCCTCCTGGGGGTCACCGAGAAGTTGGAGTGGGAGTACGTGTCTGGGCCGGCTCTGGTAACTCAGTTCATGGAGAACGGCTCCTTGGCGGTGCTGCTGCAGCCCCATTGCCCTCGGCCCTGGCGGCTCCTCTGCCGCCTGCTGCAGGAGCTGGTGCTCGGGATGTGCTATCTGCACAGCCAGAACCCAGTGCTTCTCCACCGGGACCTCAAGCCCTCCAACGTCCTACTAGATTCAGAGCTGCACGCCAAG GTGGCAGACTTTGGCCTGTCCACATTTCAGGGTGGCTCACAGTCAGGGGCAGGATCTGGGGAGTCAGGGTGCACCCCAGCCTACTTGGCCCCAGAACTGTTGGCTAATATAAACCGGAAGGCCTCCAGGGCCAGTGATGTCTACAG ctttgGGATCCTAACGTGGGCAGTGCTAGCCGGAAGAGAAGCTGAGA TAGTGTCCCAGACATCATTGATGCGGGAAGCAGTGTGTGAGAGGCAGATCCGGCCCCCACTGACTGAGCTGCCCCCGTCTGGGCCTGAGACTCCTGGCTTGGAAGAACTGACAGATTTGATGCAGCAGTGTTGGAGCCATGAGCCCCAGAAGAGACCTTCCTTCCAAG AATGCCGAacaaccaccaagaaagtccttgATCTGGTAAATAAAGGAGATGTGTCTGGTAGAAAGATGAATGATGCAGTCTCCATG GTGAAGGAGTTCCTTTCTGAGCACAGGGGCAGCAACAGCCCAGGCCTGGAAAGGACAGAAATAGATGGTCCTAGGGAAACCACAGGAAGCCATGATGCCTTGGTCTCTGAAATGATGAACCTGAATCTGGACGGGTGCCCCAGCTCTGTTCCTGAAAAATGTACAAACCTTCTTGAGAGCATCAGGGTCCAGAGACAGCAGGTTCCGTCTGCCTGGACAGCAGAGACATCTTCAGATTCAACAGCCCAACCTCCTCAGACTCCAGAGACTTTACCTTTCAGAAACCAGAATCCCTGCCCCACCTCTGCTTGGACCCCAGGCCCTGGACCCCAAGGGAGTCAG GGGGATGAGAGACGTGACACCAGCTGGCCTCCCAGAGGGCCGGCACCGAACCTGGTACCAG GGTCATGGCTTCCTACCATCTTTAACTGCCAAGGAATACAGTTGGGAAACAACAACCGCATGGTTATACAAGGAGGAACTGCCTTATCCACGCAGGGTGTGGCACATGGGGGCGTGGATTGGGGCCCTCAGAGCACCCCTCACGGAGAAAGTTCAAAAGAAGGACCGCAAGAACCTGAAGCCTGGAGTGTGCCAAAGGACTGGTATCAAAACAGCAAGAATTGA
- the RIPK3 gene encoding receptor-interacting serine/threonine-protein kinase 3 isoform X2: MSGSTLWPKGASAPLVPIEELENPELIGKGGFGSVFRAHHRSWGLDVAVKIVNSRAISREVKAMSSLHNKHVLLLLGVTEKLEWEYVSGPALVTQFMENGSLAVLLQPHCPRPWRLLCRLLQELVLGMCYLHSQNPVLLHRDLKPSNVLLDSELHAKVADFGLSTFQGGSQSGAGSGESGCTPAYLAPELLANINRKASRASDVYSFGILTWAVLAGREAEMSQTSLMREAVCERQIRPPLTELPPSGPETPGLEELTDLMQQCWSHEPQKRPSFQECRTTTKKVLDLVNKGDVSGRKMNDAVSMVKEFLSEHRGSNSPGLERTEIDGPRETTGSHDALVSEMMNLNLDGCPSSVPEKCTNLLESIRVQRQQVPSAWTAETSSDSTAQPPQTPETLPFRNQNPCPTSAWTPGPGPQGSQGDERRDTSWPPRGPAPNLVPGSWLPTIFNCQGIQLGNNNRMVIQGGTALSTQGVAHGGVDWGPQSTPHGESSKEGPQEPEAWSVPKDWYQNSKN; the protein is encoded by the exons atgtctggctctacgttaTG GCCCAAAGGTGCCTCAGCCCCGCTGGTGCCCATCGAGGAACTGGAGAACCCGGAGTTAATAGGCAAGGGCGGATTTGGCTCCGTCTTCCGGGCACATCACAGGAGTTGGGGCTTAGACGTGGCGGTCAAGATCGTGAACTC GAGGGCCATATCCAGGGAGGTGAAGGCCATGTCCAGTCTGCACAACAAGCATGTGCTGCTCCTCCTGGGGGTCACCGAGAAGTTGGAGTGGGAGTACGTGTCTGGGCCGGCTCTGGTAACTCAGTTCATGGAGAACGGCTCCTTGGCGGTGCTGCTGCAGCCCCATTGCCCTCGGCCCTGGCGGCTCCTCTGCCGCCTGCTGCAGGAGCTGGTGCTCGGGATGTGCTATCTGCACAGCCAGAACCCAGTGCTTCTCCACCGGGACCTCAAGCCCTCCAACGTCCTACTAGATTCAGAGCTGCACGCCAAG GTGGCAGACTTTGGCCTGTCCACATTTCAGGGTGGCTCACAGTCAGGGGCAGGATCTGGGGAGTCAGGGTGCACCCCAGCCTACTTGGCCCCAGAACTGTTGGCTAATATAAACCGGAAGGCCTCCAGGGCCAGTGATGTCTACAG ctttgGGATCCTAACGTGGGCAGTGCTAGCCGGAAGAGAAGCTGAGA TGTCCCAGACATCATTGATGCGGGAAGCAGTGTGTGAGAGGCAGATCCGGCCCCCACTGACTGAGCTGCCCCCGTCTGGGCCTGAGACTCCTGGCTTGGAAGAACTGACAGATTTGATGCAGCAGTGTTGGAGCCATGAGCCCCAGAAGAGACCTTCCTTCCAAG AATGCCGAacaaccaccaagaaagtccttgATCTGGTAAATAAAGGAGATGTGTCTGGTAGAAAGATGAATGATGCAGTCTCCATG GTGAAGGAGTTCCTTTCTGAGCACAGGGGCAGCAACAGCCCAGGCCTGGAAAGGACAGAAATAGATGGTCCTAGGGAAACCACAGGAAGCCATGATGCCTTGGTCTCTGAAATGATGAACCTGAATCTGGACGGGTGCCCCAGCTCTGTTCCTGAAAAATGTACAAACCTTCTTGAGAGCATCAGGGTCCAGAGACAGCAGGTTCCGTCTGCCTGGACAGCAGAGACATCTTCAGATTCAACAGCCCAACCTCCTCAGACTCCAGAGACTTTACCTTTCAGAAACCAGAATCCCTGCCCCACCTCTGCTTGGACCCCAGGCCCTGGACCCCAAGGGAGTCAG GGGGATGAGAGACGTGACACCAGCTGGCCTCCCAGAGGGCCGGCACCGAACCTGGTACCAG GGTCATGGCTTCCTACCATCTTTAACTGCCAAGGAATACAGTTGGGAAACAACAACCGCATGGTTATACAAGGAGGAACTGCCTTATCCACGCAGGGTGTGGCACATGGGGGCGTGGATTGGGGCCCTCAGAGCACCCCTCACGGAGAAAGTTCAAAAGAAGGACCGCAAGAACCTGAAGCCTGGAGTGTGCCAAAGGACTGGTATCAAAACAGCAAGAATTGA